One window of Solwaraspora sp. WMMA2056 genomic DNA carries:
- a CDS encoding ROK family protein — MRTADPLHLQLLRLLRDNGPVSRAELADQLEIPRPRLLSELERLVASGFVTEAGMAASRGGRRSTLVELNPDLRFAAIDLGASSVDVEITNGRLEPVAAYTEPADIRQGPKVILHRINELLAKARVEGVHERLDAIGIGVPGPVSYRDGVPVSPPIMPGWDRFPVRELLTREHGCPAVVDNDVNIMAIGERHGGVAHSVDDFLFVKLGTGVGCGIYLSGEVYRGIDGCAGDIGHIQVDPQGPMCTCGNVGCLEALFSGAALGKEAAVAARAGTSPALAERLTQRSELTARDVAECAMEGDVTCIRLIRDGGRRLGGVLAGLVSFANPSMIVIGGGLAHLGHILLAEIRSVVYRRSLPLATGNLPVVLSELGARAGVTGAAVLASDVAFEQAS; from the coding sequence ATGCGTACGGCGGATCCTCTGCACCTCCAGCTGCTGCGACTGCTGCGGGACAACGGACCGGTCTCCCGGGCCGAGCTCGCCGACCAGCTGGAGATTCCCCGCCCTCGCCTGCTGTCCGAGTTGGAGCGGCTGGTCGCCTCCGGCTTCGTGACCGAGGCAGGGATGGCCGCCTCACGGGGCGGGCGCCGTTCGACCCTGGTCGAGCTCAACCCGGACCTGCGGTTCGCCGCGATCGACCTGGGCGCCAGCTCGGTCGACGTGGAGATCACCAACGGCCGGCTGGAGCCGGTGGCCGCGTACACCGAACCGGCCGACATCCGGCAGGGGCCGAAAGTCATCCTGCACCGGATCAACGAGTTGCTCGCCAAGGCCCGGGTCGAAGGGGTGCACGAGCGCCTCGATGCCATCGGCATCGGGGTGCCCGGACCGGTCAGCTACCGCGACGGGGTGCCGGTGTCCCCGCCGATCATGCCGGGTTGGGACCGCTTCCCGGTCCGCGAGCTGCTCACCCGGGAGCACGGCTGCCCGGCGGTGGTCGACAACGACGTCAACATCATGGCGATCGGGGAGCGGCACGGTGGTGTCGCCCACTCGGTCGACGACTTCCTCTTCGTCAAGCTGGGCACCGGGGTCGGGTGCGGCATCTACCTCTCCGGCGAGGTCTACCGGGGCATCGACGGCTGCGCCGGGGACATCGGCCACATCCAGGTCGACCCGCAGGGGCCGATGTGCACCTGCGGCAACGTCGGCTGTCTGGAGGCGCTGTTCAGCGGTGCCGCGCTGGGCAAGGAGGCGGCGGTCGCCGCCCGCGCCGGCACCTCGCCGGCGCTGGCCGAACGGCTCACCCAGCGGTCCGAACTCACCGCCCGCGACGTAGCGGAGTGCGCCATGGAGGGCGACGTGACCTGCATCCGTCTGATCCGCGACGGAGGACGACGTCTCGGCGGCGTCCTCGCCGGCCTGGTCAGCTTCGCCAACCCGTCGATGATCGTGATCGGTGGCGGGCTGGCCCACCTCGGGCACATTCTGCTCGCCGAGATCCGTAGCGTCGTCTACCGGCGGTCGCTGCCGCTGGCCACCGGCAACCTGCCGGTGGTCCTGTCCGAACTGGGTGCGCGCGCCGGGGTCACCGGCGCCGCCGTACTCGCCAGCGACGTCGCCTTCGAGCAGGCGTCGTGA
- a CDS encoding deoxyguanosinetriphosphate triphosphohydrolase, with translation MTPSPVRPAPGGLDDTDRWVPEPVKDTGYGRSPYERDRARVLHSAGFRRLAARTQVHTAETGGADDVPRTRLTHSLEVAQIAREMGARLGCEPDVVDVAGLAHDLGHPPFGHNGEWALHDLAVDIGGFEGNAQTLRVLTRLEAKVLGPDGSSAGLNLTRASLDATCKYPWPRQADQRKFGLYADDEPVFAWLRAGAPEPTRRCLEAQVMDWADDVAYSVHDLEDGIHGGYIDLGLLIADRDEQHALAADVAAVYSTESVDDLAGILAELLAHPALRPIAGYDGSHPAQAALKGMTSILTGAFVAAAVSATRQQAGGLPVRRYAADLVVPRVVRARCALLKGLALRYVMRRPGAEAGYRRQREILAELVEALTDRAPAGLDPVFAPLWVAAPDDRARARVIIDQVASLTDPAAVSWHRRLTGRPAPD, from the coding sequence GTGACCCCCTCACCCGTCCGTCCGGCACCCGGCGGCCTCGACGACACCGACCGATGGGTGCCCGAGCCGGTGAAGGACACCGGGTACGGACGCAGCCCGTACGAACGGGACCGGGCCCGGGTGCTGCACAGCGCGGGATTTCGTCGGCTGGCCGCCCGGACCCAGGTGCACACCGCCGAGACCGGCGGTGCCGACGACGTCCCGCGGACCCGGCTCACCCACTCCCTGGAGGTCGCGCAGATCGCCCGCGAGATGGGTGCGCGGCTCGGTTGCGAGCCCGACGTGGTCGACGTCGCCGGCCTCGCCCACGACCTCGGCCACCCGCCGTTCGGGCACAACGGGGAATGGGCACTGCACGACCTGGCCGTCGACATCGGCGGATTCGAGGGCAACGCGCAGACGTTGCGGGTGCTGACCCGGCTGGAGGCCAAGGTGCTGGGGCCGGACGGCTCCTCGGCCGGGCTGAACCTCACCCGCGCCTCGCTCGACGCGACCTGCAAGTACCCCTGGCCGCGTCAGGCCGATCAGCGCAAGTTCGGACTGTACGCCGACGACGAGCCGGTCTTCGCCTGGCTGCGCGCCGGTGCCCCGGAGCCGACGCGGCGCTGCCTGGAGGCCCAGGTGATGGACTGGGCCGACGACGTCGCCTACTCGGTGCACGACCTGGAGGACGGCATCCACGGCGGCTACATCGACCTCGGCCTGCTCATCGCCGACCGCGACGAACAGCACGCTCTCGCCGCCGACGTGGCTGCGGTCTACTCCACCGAATCCGTCGACGACCTGGCCGGGATCCTCGCCGAGCTGCTGGCCCATCCGGCGCTGCGGCCGATCGCGGGCTACGACGGCAGCCATCCGGCGCAGGCGGCGTTGAAGGGGATGACCAGCATTCTCACCGGAGCGTTCGTCGCGGCGGCGGTGTCGGCGACCCGGCAGCAGGCCGGCGGCCTGCCGGTGCGGCGGTACGCGGCGGACCTGGTGGTGCCCCGGGTGGTGCGGGCCCGGTGCGCCCTGCTCAAAGGACTGGCGCTGCGGTACGTGATGCGCCGGCCCGGCGCCGAGGCGGGGTACCGCCGGCAGCGGGAGATCCTGGCCGAACTCGTCGAGGCGTTGACCGACCGGGCACCGGCCGGGCTGGACCCGGTGTTCGCGCCGCTGTGGGTCGCCGCGCCGGACGACCGGGCCCGGGCCCGGGTGATCATCGACCAGGTGGCGTCGTTGACCGACCCGGCGGCGGTCTCCTGGCACCGGCGGCTCACCGGCCGGCCGGCTCCGGACTGA
- a CDS encoding sugar phosphate isomerase/epimerase produces the protein MDEVLRRNGQLSPPNPALTRRNILAASAGAAAVLGAAGLPVLQTSRPARAGGGWSVDPLIPEQNRGIILYSVRDRIRAAPDDSGVPYGFERVLARLAELGYKEIEFAGYTQSEEILGRQITPTEIRKILDDNGLVANGCHVSIRADTFQEQLDIAEELGMKNIGTGSDPTRSDYQSDWDEAADLWNELGRQARERKMRLYTHNHDAAYNFLLDSGPLDEQGRPTRSSGVRKLEYFMAKTDAKYVYFEMDIYWGYVARHKHHTFINSAGRERTRVFDPILTVARRPRRFPLFHAKDGARSPEQSNGYEMTPMGDGDINFQQFFQTIGHYDFHHANWEQDTAPGGSENPGQSLEFAERSYQHMSELTVYSQSE, from the coding sequence ATGGACGAGGTGCTACGCCGCAACGGGCAACTCTCGCCACCCAATCCGGCGCTCACCCGCCGCAACATCCTCGCCGCATCGGCCGGCGCCGCCGCCGTGCTCGGTGCAGCCGGGCTGCCGGTGCTGCAGACCAGCCGTCCGGCCCGGGCCGGCGGCGGCTGGTCCGTGGACCCGCTGATCCCCGAGCAGAACCGGGGCATCATCCTCTACTCGGTCCGGGACCGCATCCGGGCTGCCCCGGACGACAGCGGCGTGCCGTACGGCTTCGAGCGGGTCCTGGCCCGCCTGGCGGAACTCGGTTACAAGGAGATCGAGTTCGCTGGTTACACCCAGAGCGAGGAGATCCTCGGCCGGCAGATCACGCCGACCGAGATCCGCAAGATCCTGGACGACAACGGGTTGGTCGCCAACGGCTGCCACGTGTCGATCCGGGCGGACACCTTCCAGGAGCAGCTGGACATCGCCGAGGAACTCGGCATGAAGAACATCGGCACCGGCAGCGACCCGACCCGCAGCGACTACCAGTCGGACTGGGACGAGGCCGCTGACCTGTGGAACGAGCTCGGCCGGCAAGCCCGGGAACGCAAGATGCGGCTCTACACCCACAACCATGACGCTGCGTACAACTTCCTGCTCGACTCCGGCCCGCTGGACGAGCAGGGACGGCCGACCCGGTCGTCCGGTGTCCGCAAGCTCGAGTACTTCATGGCCAAGACCGACGCGAAGTACGTCTACTTCGAGATGGACATCTACTGGGGCTACGTCGCCCGGCACAAGCACCACACGTTCATCAACTCGGCTGGTCGGGAGCGGACCCGGGTGTTCGACCCGATCCTGACCGTGGCCCGTCGGCCCCGGCGGTTCCCGCTGTTCCACGCCAAGGACGGCGCCAGGAGCCCGGAGCAGAGCAACGGCTACGAGATGACGCCGATGGGCGACGGCGACATCAACTTCCAGCAGTTCTTCCAGACCATCGGGCACTACGACTTCCACCACGCCAACTGGGAGCAGGACACCGCTCCCGGTGGATCGGAGAACCCGGGTCAGTCGCTGGAGTTCGCCGAGCGCAGCTACCAGCACATGTCGGAGCTGACCGTCTACAGCCAGAGCGAGTGA
- the dnaG gene encoding DNA primase has product MAGRIRDEDITLVRERTSIADIISESVTLKSAGGGNLKGLCPFHDEKTPSFTVAPARNVYFCHGCGKGGDAITFLMEAEHLSFVESVERLAARAGIQLRYIEAGPAPVRQQSGQRQRLIAAHAAAAEFYAGQLAGPGARAAREFLAHRGFDRAAAQRYGCGFAPDAWDELTRHLRQQGYTAQELITAGLARQARSGSLIDRFRRRLLWPIRDLAGDVIGFGARKLFDDDDGPKYLNTPETPIYKKSHVLYGIDQAKREIARQGRAVIVEGYTDVMACHLAGVPTAVATCGTAFGADHIGVLRRLLMDTDAVAGEIIFTFDGDAAGQKAALRAFEEDQRFVGRTFIAVSPDNMDPCDLRLAKGDLAVRDLVARREPLVDFALRQVLRRFDLDTVDGRVEAMRRAAPLVAKLKDRDKRPEYVRKLAGDLGMEIEPVQRAVLAAGAVPPPRTAGNRSASAASTPSRPATEPDDPQVLVEREALKLGLQVPVLAGPMFDTLGPEVYLHPVHAGVRAAMATAGGAAVAVTGAVWIEQVRDACPDLAARALVGELAVEPPHVDREPDPHYVSVTLARLQWGAVTARIRELKSKVQRINPVANKDEYLSLAGELFSLEQQARALRERAVGGL; this is encoded by the coding sequence ATGGCTGGTCGGATCCGGGACGAGGACATCACGCTCGTACGCGAGCGGACGTCGATCGCCGACATCATCTCGGAAAGCGTCACGCTCAAGTCGGCCGGCGGCGGCAACCTCAAAGGGCTCTGCCCCTTCCACGACGAGAAGACCCCGTCGTTCACCGTCGCACCGGCCCGTAACGTGTACTTCTGCCACGGGTGCGGCAAGGGCGGCGACGCGATCACCTTCCTGATGGAGGCCGAACACCTCAGCTTCGTCGAATCGGTGGAGCGCCTGGCGGCCCGCGCCGGCATCCAGCTGCGCTACATCGAGGCCGGGCCCGCGCCGGTCCGCCAGCAGTCCGGCCAGCGGCAGCGGCTGATCGCGGCGCACGCCGCCGCCGCCGAGTTCTACGCCGGTCAGTTGGCCGGCCCGGGGGCCCGAGCGGCCCGGGAGTTTCTCGCCCACCGCGGCTTCGACCGGGCCGCCGCGCAACGGTACGGCTGCGGCTTCGCCCCGGACGCCTGGGACGAGCTGACCCGTCACCTGCGCCAGCAGGGCTACACCGCCCAGGAGCTGATCACCGCCGGGCTGGCCCGCCAGGCCCGGTCCGGGTCACTGATCGACCGGTTCCGTCGCCGGCTGCTCTGGCCCATCCGCGACCTCGCCGGCGACGTCATCGGCTTCGGTGCCCGCAAGTTGTTCGACGACGACGACGGCCCCAAGTACCTGAACACCCCGGAAACCCCGATCTACAAGAAGTCCCACGTCCTCTACGGCATCGACCAGGCGAAACGGGAGATCGCCCGGCAGGGTCGGGCGGTCATCGTCGAGGGCTACACCGACGTGATGGCGTGTCACCTGGCCGGGGTGCCGACGGCGGTGGCGACCTGTGGCACCGCGTTCGGCGCCGATCACATCGGGGTGCTGCGTCGGCTGCTGATGGACACCGACGCCGTCGCCGGCGAGATCATCTTCACCTTCGACGGGGACGCGGCCGGGCAGAAGGCCGCGTTGCGTGCATTCGAGGAGGACCAGCGGTTCGTCGGGCGGACCTTCATCGCGGTCAGCCCCGACAACATGGATCCGTGTGACCTGCGGCTGGCAAAGGGCGACCTCGCCGTACGGGACCTGGTCGCCCGCCGGGAGCCGTTGGTCGACTTCGCGCTGCGCCAGGTGCTGCGCCGTTTCGACCTGGACACCGTCGACGGCCGGGTGGAGGCGATGCGCCGGGCGGCGCCGCTGGTGGCCAAGCTGAAGGACCGGGACAAACGTCCGGAGTACGTCCGCAAGCTCGCTGGCGATCTCGGCATGGAGATCGAGCCGGTGCAGCGGGCTGTGCTCGCCGCCGGCGCGGTACCGCCCCCCCGTACGGCCGGCAACCGGTCGGCGTCGGCAGCGTCGACGCCGTCCCGGCCGGCCACCGAACCCGACGACCCGCAGGTGCTGGTCGAGCGGGAGGCCCTGAAACTCGGCCTGCAGGTGCCGGTGTTGGCCGGGCCGATGTTCGACACCCTCGGCCCGGAGGTGTACCTGCATCCCGTCCACGCCGGGGTCCGCGCGGCGATGGCCACGGCCGGGGGCGCGGCCGTCGCGGTGACCGGCGCGGTCTGGATCGAACAGGTCCGTGACGCCTGCCCGGACCTGGCCGCCCGGGCACTGGTCGGCGAACTCGCCGTCGAGCCGCCGCACGTCGACCGGGAGCCGGACCCGCACTACGTCTCGGTGACCCTCGCCCGGCTGCAGTGGGGCGCGGTCACCGCCCGGATCCGGGAGCTGAAGTCGAAGGTGCAGCGGATCAACCCGGTGGCGAACAAGGACGAGTACCTGAGCCTCGCCGGGGAACTGTTCTCCCTGGAGCAGCAGGCGCGGGCGCTGCGCGAACGAGCGGTGGGGGGACTGTAG
- a CDS encoding ABC transporter ATP-binding protein: MTERGNGPLIHARGLVKRFGTFTAVAGIDVDVAPGEAFGFLGPNGAGKSSTMRMVGCVSPPSGGILRILGMDPQQDGLAIRARLGVCPQLDNLDQELTVRENLVSYARYFQIPRPVARRRADELLDFVQLRDRSGSKVEPLSGGMKRRLTIARALVNEPDIVLLDEPTTGLDPQARHLVWERLFQLKQRGVTLVLTTHYMDEAEQLCDRLVVMDGGRIVAEGSPRDLITRYSNREVVELRFPTDDQDSFAGKLGGIAERTEVLPDRILTYTGDGDGALNEVYRRGLAPNSALIRRSSLEDVFLHLTGRTLID, encoded by the coding sequence GTGACTGAACGGGGTAACGGGCCACTCATCCACGCACGCGGTCTGGTCAAGCGGTTCGGGACGTTCACCGCAGTCGCCGGCATTGACGTCGACGTCGCGCCCGGCGAGGCGTTCGGCTTTCTGGGGCCGAACGGCGCCGGCAAGAGCTCCACCATGCGGATGGTGGGCTGCGTCTCCCCGCCCAGCGGCGGCATTTTGCGAATCCTCGGGATGGATCCGCAGCAGGACGGCCTGGCGATCCGGGCCCGGCTCGGCGTCTGCCCGCAGCTGGACAACCTCGACCAGGAACTGACGGTACGGGAGAACCTGGTCAGTTACGCCCGCTACTTCCAGATCCCGCGACCGGTCGCCCGGCGCCGCGCCGACGAACTGCTCGACTTCGTGCAGTTGCGCGACCGGTCGGGTAGCAAGGTCGAGCCGCTGTCCGGCGGCATGAAACGCCGACTCACCATCGCCCGTGCCCTGGTCAACGAGCCGGACATCGTGCTGCTCGACGAGCCGACCACCGGGCTGGACCCACAGGCCCGGCACCTGGTGTGGGAGCGACTGTTCCAGCTCAAGCAACGGGGCGTCACGCTGGTGCTGACCACGCACTACATGGACGAGGCCGAGCAGCTCTGCGACCGACTGGTGGTGATGGACGGCGGTCGGATTGTCGCCGAGGGCTCGCCGCGGGACCTGATCACCCGCTACTCCAACCGTGAGGTGGTCGAACTCCGGTTCCCGACCGACGACCAGGACAGCTTCGCCGGCAAACTGGGCGGAATCGCCGAACGGACCGAGGTGCTGCCGGACCGGATCCTGACCTACACCGGCGACGGCGACGGGGCGCTCAACGAGGTGTACCGCCGTGGGCTGGCACCGAACAGCGCGTTGATCCGGCGCAGTAGTCTGGAGGACGTCTTCCTGCATCTCACCGGCCGGACCCTGATCGACTAG
- a CDS encoding roadblock/LC7 domain-containing protein has product MDTDTAILAELRGLRRRLPQVTGSVLAGADGLLITRDLNGADADSIAALAAATLGLGRRFADTAGHGDLQETLIHGSHGQVGLYAVGTRALLAVLAAAQVERDLLHRHARQVADQVGELLRARPVTNVPDPAPHFLDNRAPLAVRTPMATLPYNPALPRRRF; this is encoded by the coding sequence GTGGATACCGACACCGCCATTCTCGCCGAGCTACGCGGACTGCGCCGCCGGTTGCCGCAGGTCACCGGCTCCGTACTGGCCGGCGCGGACGGCCTGCTGATCACCCGTGACCTCAACGGTGCCGACGCCGACAGCATCGCGGCGCTCGCCGCGGCGACCCTCGGGCTCGGCCGCCGGTTCGCCGACACCGCCGGGCACGGCGACCTGCAGGAAACCCTCATCCACGGTAGTCACGGCCAGGTCGGGCTGTACGCCGTCGGCACCCGGGCACTGCTCGCGGTGCTCGCCGCCGCCCAGGTCGAACGGGACCTGCTGCACCGGCACGCCCGCCAGGTCGCCGACCAGGTCGGCGAGCTGCTGCGCGCCCGCCCGGTGACCAACGTCCCGGACCCGGCCCCCCACTTCCTGGACAACCGGGCCCCCTTGGCGGTACGCACCCCGATGGCGACCCTGCCGTACAACCCCGCGTTGCCGCGCCGCCGGTTCTGA
- a CDS encoding VOC family protein — protein MVSQWENLVVDADDPPRLARWWAQALGYQIVHEAADEVEIRQSPDQLPGVVFVPVPERKQLKNRLHIDLRAADQAAEVERLVDMGARRVDIDQGDVSWIVLTDPEGNEFCVLNGRG, from the coding sequence GTGGTCAGTCAGTGGGAGAACCTGGTGGTCGATGCCGACGACCCGCCCCGGCTCGCCCGGTGGTGGGCGCAGGCACTCGGCTACCAGATCGTGCACGAGGCAGCGGACGAGGTGGAGATTCGACAGTCGCCCGACCAGTTGCCCGGTGTGGTGTTCGTCCCGGTGCCGGAGCGCAAGCAACTGAAGAACCGGTTGCACATCGACCTGCGCGCGGCCGATCAGGCGGCCGAAGTGGAGCGGCTGGTGGACATGGGGGCCCGACGGGTCGACATCGACCAGGGTGACGTCTCCTGGATCGTGCTGACCGATCCGGAGGGCAACGAGTTCTGCGTACTCAACGGACGCGGCTGA
- a CDS encoding ABC transporter permease, whose product MFGPASSVLEANLTAYRRTWRSSVFSSFLLPLLTVLSFGVGVGVYVDQGVGGFSYLDWIVPGLIASTALQVAIGESSWPVLGGFTWQRTYYSQIAAPLRIADIVGGLLAFVLLRVLASAVAFVAVAAAFGALHSGWAVLTLPVAMLLAAAVALPVAAFAATIRSDSYMVIVFRFAVIPMTLFAGVFFPVESLPVTVRWLAYLSPLWHGVDLCRAASLGITPAWSVPGHLGYLSLWAAARWWLAVTRFRKRLIH is encoded by the coding sequence TTGTTCGGGCCGGCGTCGAGCGTCCTGGAAGCCAACCTGACCGCCTACCGGCGGACCTGGCGGTCGTCGGTCTTCTCGTCGTTCCTGCTGCCGCTGTTGACGGTGCTCAGCTTCGGTGTGGGGGTGGGAGTCTACGTCGACCAGGGGGTCGGCGGGTTCAGCTATCTCGACTGGATCGTCCCCGGTCTGATCGCTTCCACCGCGTTGCAGGTGGCCATCGGGGAGTCCTCCTGGCCGGTGCTGGGCGGGTTCACCTGGCAACGGACCTACTACTCGCAGATAGCCGCTCCGCTACGGATCGCCGACATCGTCGGTGGGTTGCTCGCCTTCGTCCTGCTGCGGGTGCTGGCGAGTGCCGTGGCCTTCGTCGCGGTGGCCGCCGCGTTCGGTGCGCTGCACTCGGGTTGGGCGGTGCTGACCCTGCCGGTGGCCATGCTGCTCGCGGCGGCCGTCGCCCTGCCGGTGGCCGCCTTCGCGGCCACCATCCGCAGCGACAGCTACATGGTCATCGTGTTCCGGTTCGCGGTCATTCCGATGACCCTGTTCGCCGGGGTGTTCTTCCCGGTGGAGTCGCTGCCGGTGACAGTGCGCTGGCTGGCGTACCTGTCGCCGCTCTGGCACGGGGTCGACCTGTGCCGGGCGGCCTCGCTCGGCATCACGCCCGCCTGGTCCGTCCCCGGGCATCTCGGCTACCTGAGCCTCTGGGCGGCGGCCAGGTGGTGGCTGGCAGTCACCCGGTTCCGCAAGCGTCTGATCCACTAG
- a CDS encoding ROK family transcriptional regulator, translated as MTNVLGVWPENTHQAQILRLLRDGPCSRAELGDAVGLSRSKVATELDRMIDRGLVETAGPAASRGGRPSSIVRIAAATRFLSIDIGASTLDVALTDGELQVVTRMTERTELHQGPTTVIAQALELVTKLAADSGTTRFTGAGIGVPGPVSVHEGVPVSPPFMPGWHRFPVREMFSTELGCPVLVDNDVNIMALGEKHAGIARSFEDFLFVKIGAGIGAGIVVDGDVYRGANGCAGDIGHTAVDENGPQCLCGNVGCLEAYFGGAALTRDAVAAARAGRSDQLAEQLARIGTLTALDVTRAAAAGDPVAVGMVRDGGRRVGQVLARLVSFFNPGMVVIGGGLAGMGHALLAEIRSVVYRSSLPLATGDMPIVLSELGDQAGLIGATRMISDHVFTAG; from the coding sequence ATGACCAACGTGCTGGGAGTGTGGCCGGAGAACACGCACCAGGCGCAGATCCTGCGCCTGCTCCGCGACGGCCCGTGCTCGCGCGCCGAACTTGGCGACGCGGTCGGCCTGTCCAGGTCGAAGGTGGCCACCGAGCTCGACCGGATGATCGACCGGGGTCTGGTGGAGACCGCCGGTCCGGCCGCGTCCCGGGGCGGTCGTCCGTCGTCGATCGTCCGGATCGCCGCCGCCACCCGCTTCCTCAGCATCGACATCGGCGCGAGCACCCTGGACGTGGCGCTCACCGACGGAGAGCTGCAGGTCGTGACCCGGATGACCGAGCGCACCGAGCTGCACCAGGGGCCGACGACGGTGATCGCGCAGGCTCTCGAACTGGTCACCAAACTGGCCGCCGACTCGGGAACCACGCGGTTCACCGGCGCCGGCATCGGGGTGCCCGGTCCGGTCAGTGTCCACGAAGGCGTGCCGGTCTCGCCACCGTTCATGCCGGGTTGGCACCGCTTCCCGGTACGGGAGATGTTCAGCACCGAACTCGGCTGCCCGGTGCTGGTCGACAACGACGTCAACATCATGGCGCTCGGTGAGAAACACGCCGGCATCGCCCGTTCGTTCGAGGACTTCCTGTTCGTCAAGATCGGCGCCGGGATCGGCGCCGGGATAGTGGTCGACGGAGACGTCTACCGGGGAGCGAACGGTTGCGCCGGCGACATCGGCCACACCGCTGTCGACGAGAACGGGCCGCAGTGCCTCTGCGGCAACGTCGGCTGCCTGGAGGCGTACTTCGGTGGTGCGGCGCTGACCCGCGACGCGGTCGCCGCCGCCCGAGCCGGGCGTTCCGACCAGCTCGCCGAGCAACTCGCCCGGATCGGCACGCTCACCGCGCTGGACGTCACCCGGGCGGCCGCCGCCGGCGACCCGGTCGCGGTCGGCATGGTCCGCGACGGTGGACGACGCGTCGGCCAGGTGCTGGCCCGGCTGGTGAGCTTCTTCAACCCGGGGATGGTGGTGATCGGCGGCGGACTCGCCGGGATGGGCCACGCGTTGCTGGCCGAGATCCGCAGCGTCGTCTACCGCAGCTCACTGCCGCTGGCCACCGGCGACATGCCGATCGTCCTGTCCGAGCTGGGCGACCAGGCCGGTCTGATCGGCGCCACCAGGATGATCAGCGACCACGTCTTCACCGCCGGCTGA
- a CDS encoding GNAT family N-acetyltransferase has product MIAQTDRLSLRRFTIDDLPLLVELDSDPEVMRYLTGGRPTPAETVRREVLPAILRDYLRFPGFGKWAAIERSSGAFIGWFALKPAVAGPAVTGPADGVVNGRSGRLAITEVELGYRLRRASWGRGYASEGARALLRMAFDHPTVDRVFAETMAVNVASRRVMEAAGLRLARCFHLQWDDPIEGVEHGEVEYEVRRIDWAERAAAPAIERNRLH; this is encoded by the coding sequence ATGATCGCGCAGACCGACCGGCTGTCACTACGCCGCTTCACCATCGACGACCTGCCACTGCTCGTCGAGCTGGACAGTGACCCCGAGGTGATGCGGTACCTTACCGGAGGCAGACCGACCCCGGCCGAAACCGTACGCCGCGAGGTCCTGCCCGCGATCCTGCGTGACTATCTGCGCTTTCCGGGCTTCGGCAAGTGGGCCGCCATCGAGCGCTCCAGCGGTGCCTTCATCGGCTGGTTCGCGCTGAAGCCGGCCGTCGCCGGTCCGGCTGTCACCGGTCCCGCCGACGGTGTGGTCAACGGCCGCAGTGGTCGGCTGGCGATCACCGAGGTGGAGCTCGGGTACCGACTGCGACGCGCCTCCTGGGGCCGGGGGTACGCCTCGGAGGGTGCCCGAGCACTGCTGCGGATGGCGTTCGATCACCCGACCGTCGACCGGGTATTCGCCGAGACGATGGCGGTCAACGTCGCCTCGCGGCGGGTGATGGAAGCGGCCGGATTGCGCCTGGCCCGCTGCTTCCACCTGCAGTGGGACGATCCGATCGAGGGCGTCGAGCACGGCGAGGTCGAATACGAGGTGCGCCGGATCGACTGGGCGGAGCGCGCCGCGGCGCCGGCGATCGAGCGTAACCGCCTACACTGA
- a CDS encoding ABC transporter permease has translation MVTLVLPQMLGVGAAVRRAGSVMERNAAALKSTYWVVMIFGVVEPLLYLFSIGVGVGRLIGDITRPGSGAVIGYAAFVAPAMLAASAMTGTLSETTFNFFAKMKFVKLYDGILATPVRPTELAFGELGWAMARGSIYSATFLLVMVVMGLTTVPRALLAFPAAILVGFAFGGLGMALSTYMRSWQDFDLMGSAQFAVFLFSGTFVPAEAYPSVLRWLVELTPLYRSVHLIRAIAVDTVGWMQLVDVGYLVAVTVLGLTVAGRRVGRLLCN, from the coding sequence GTGGTGACCCTCGTCCTGCCGCAGATGCTCGGGGTCGGCGCGGCCGTGCGGCGGGCCGGGTCGGTGATGGAGCGCAACGCGGCCGCCCTGAAGTCCACGTACTGGGTGGTGATGATCTTCGGGGTGGTCGAGCCGTTGCTCTACCTGTTCTCGATCGGTGTCGGCGTGGGCCGGCTGATCGGGGACATCACCCGGCCGGGCAGCGGGGCCGTCATCGGGTACGCAGCGTTCGTCGCCCCAGCGATGCTCGCCGCCTCGGCGATGACCGGCACGTTGTCGGAGACGACGTTCAACTTCTTCGCCAAGATGAAGTTCGTCAAGCTCTACGACGGGATCCTGGCCACCCCGGTCCGCCCGACCGAGCTGGCCTTCGGTGAGCTCGGCTGGGCGATGGCGCGGGGCAGTATCTATTCGGCAACCTTCCTGCTGGTGATGGTCGTGATGGGGCTGACGACGGTCCCCCGGGCGCTGCTGGCGTTCCCGGCCGCGATCCTGGTCGGGTTCGCCTTCGGCGGGCTCGGCATGGCGCTGTCCACCTACATGCGCAGCTGGCAGGACTTCGACCTGATGGGCTCGGCCCAGTTCGCGGTCTTCCTGTTCTCCGGGACGTTCGTGCCGGCCGAGGCGTACCCGTCGGTACTGCGCTGGCTGGTCGAGCTGACCCCGCTGTACCGGTCGGTCCACCTGATCCGGGCGATCGCCGTGGACACTGTCGGGTGGATGCAGTTGGTCGATGTCGGCTATCTCGTCGCGGTGACGGTGCTCGGGCTGACCGTCGCCGGGCGTCGGGTAGGTCGGCTGCTCTGCAACTGA